The Clostridia bacterium DNA segment ACAAAGTCTGAAAGATCTTTATCCTTTTGAGGCACCACCTTAAACAACATCAAACTAGATTGCGTCTGTTCCTACTTCCCCCCCCGAAAAATACCGTAGTTTCACAATCAATCTAATTTTCATTAAAGCGCACTCCCAAATAATAAGAAAACAGAGAGTATTTTTTCATTCAGACCTGTTGGATTGCCCATCTACCGCCTGTCCATGGATAGTATGATACAACACAAATATTACAATTATGTGACAGGTATCGGACAAATTAGTACAAAAATACCGCAAGAAAGGTCTGCCTGCATTCCTCTCTTGCGGATGAGTTTCATTCATTTGCTCCTGGTTTTGTAACACATTGAATAAATCACTATATCTCAATCTAATTCATCACAATAATTATTCTAGATGCATAATTTCCCTCACGATAGGCCAGTCCGCCTCAGCCCAATCCAGTTCATCTAATTCAGATGCACGCAACCATTTTCCTCCTATATGCTCCTTGAATTGAAGCCGATTTCCGCAAAGTTGACAAAGAAAACTATGCATAGTCAACTCGAAACCATCCTCGCCGGAATAGGTGTGAAAAACCGTTAAAAAATGACTTTCAATGGTAATCTTAACATCTAGTTCTTCTTGAATTTCTCGGATTAAGGCTTCTTGGGGAGTTTCGCCTTTTTCGATCTTTCCTCCCGGAAATTCCCATTTATATGCTGTGGGGCCACCTGCTCCCCGTTGGGTACATAAGAATCTTCCATTTCCTTGGATAATGCCTGCTACTACTTCAATCTTTTTCATAACCTAGTCTCCGCTATATCGCCGCTTTACGCTCAATGAAGGAAGGAATCGGATATTCCATTCTCCATAGCATGTTCATCGGTTTGCCCCCGTCATGACTTATATACTGCACCGGGCCTAAATAATGGAATGCTGCCCCCACTCCAGAGTGCTCAGTCTTAAACTCGCGAACAAATAGAAGCACTTTATAACCTTTCTCTTTATGGTTTATTAGTAGCTTACCTTGTGGTGTCAATTCTGATGCACTATTGGGAGATTGCCAGTGAAAATGATATGGGTCAATGGCATAGTCATCATACATGGTTGTAGGTGAAAATTCTTTTGCAATCTTATTAAGTGTTACAAAAAGTAAAATAAGCTTCTTCTCTGCATATTCTAGTACTCCGTTTTGAATATTTGCATTTTTTTCTTCATTATTGTAGCCTATCGCTGTTAAAATTTCCGAGCGGTTGTATCTCGCATGCACATTTATTGGGCAGGAGAAGCCAAGATCAACCCTCTTTTCTATGAAAGTCAAATTTTCAATATTGTTTTGGAGCACATTACAAATCTCTGC contains these protein-coding regions:
- a CDS encoding (deoxy)nucleoside triphosphate pyrophosphohydrolase; translation: MKKIEVVAGIIQGNGRFLCTQRGAGGPTAYKWEFPGGKIEKGETPQEALIREIQEELDVKITIESHFLTVFHTYSGEDGFELTMHSFLCQLCGNRLQFKEHIGGKWLRASELDELDWAEADWPIVREIMHLE